A window of Cervus elaphus chromosome 23, mCerEla1.1, whole genome shotgun sequence genomic DNA:
GTTACCATGACAGCTACGTAAATGCTGTCATGATATTATCAACAGATGTCATACAGTGTTCCCTCAAAGTGGAATTTTTTTCCCTGTCAAAAATTCAATTTCAACATAAATTCTTCAATAACTAGGCACAGTGGACCCAAAGAATTGGTAATACCCTTCCTTTTCTTAACTTGCTATGTGAAGATAACAACTCATCTTTTACTTAAAATGTATTCCTTCTAGTGAATGGTGTTTGTCTTATGATGTTGCTTATTgtgtttttagaaattaaaatgaatagtatgaatagaaataaaaatgaaaagtataatcAATTCTCTTAGACTTATAGAAACTCAAATTGGAGAAAACAAATCTGAATACCTAGAGCATTAGCTGGCATCTAGTGGCAATGGGTTGGTTTTACCTGTGATGGCGCTGATGTAAACTGTTATGTGTAAAGGACCTGACGGTGGAGACCTGATGGTGTTTTTGGTAGATGTTCTGtccctctcctttctccattCCAATGGTTAGAGTCATCCCTGAGAAGCAGAGAAGCAGCCGTAGAGGTTcctgaaagtgtcagttgctcagttgtgtctgactctctgtgaccccatggactgtagcctaccaggctcctctgttcaaagaattctccaggcctagtgaaatctgtatttttattttaaaaactttccttTGGGGAGGTTTacaggtgcttcccaggtgactcagcggtaaagaacccacttgccaatgcaggagatgtgggttcaatccctgggttgggaagatcccctggagaaggaagtggcaacccactccagtattcttgcctgggaaatcccctggatagaggagcctggcgggctacagtccataggtcgcagaaagttggacacgactgagcggctaaataACAACTTTTAGGATGATTGCCGCCAAGCTTCAAGGACTAGGAGCACTTAAAAGTCTTCCAAATCAACATCATAAAAAAAGGTCAGTGACCTCCAGAGTTCTTGAAAAGCCTTTACTAAATGTGTTCCAAACAGCTCTGAGCACTagttgcttttattcttttccctgcTTTTTATATAGTATTTTCTCATTTCACTTGCCTTCAGATATTGGTCATTATTAATTTTGCTGAAGTATTCCTTGGAATCCTTCTAATTTCAGTGGCACAAAAAAACTGCCAAGGGCCtgttatatttctttgttttttggtctGCTTTACATGGCTTGAGGATCCCAGTTCCCCGACTAGGGCTTGAGCCCTGGAGTGAAAGCGCAGAATCCTAActaccaggccaccagggaactcccaggcCTGTTATATTTCTAATCTGTGCCTGGTTAGGAAGTCAGTTAACCAAATGTATCAGCCAGGGTCCCATCAGGAAAAGGTCCAGCTAAGTGAATTTAATGGAAGTAGATTGAATGTTGGAACTATTCccagaagtgggggtggggaaaaggAATAGATAAAGGATTGAGGTCTGCAGCCAGAAGCCATCCTCAGGCCTAGCCTCTATGTAGAGGAGGAAAGACTGGGGTGCCAGACCCTGGGGAGAGTAGCAACCATGCAGAAGGGCCTCCTCAGGGAACTGCATTTGGGGAGGTGAGCAGCTCCCTTTCCACCAGGACTTTCGAGGCAGAGGATGGAGAGAAGTGAACACTCTGACCTTTCTCTCTGTCCACCCTCTAACCTCTGTCAGGGCCTTCCAGCCAAGAGCCACAGGGCAAGGGAGCCTGACTGTGATGTAATCGCAAGGGGTTAGCCTCCAGGGTGtgaagcagggcagagaaggGTGGAGAATGCATCTGGGGATGGTGGTTGGGATGGAGAATAACCAGCCTGATGAATTCAGAATTTTGGATCCAGTAAAAGTTCTGTGCATGAACTCTGTTCTGCCTCAGCGTCAACATGCCttgcccttttttcttttttcttagtttttggtACTCAGCTATTTGGATAGTCTATATTGCCAAGATATCTGATTTGTAGTTGATCTGACTTAGTTTTGTAGTATCATCACATTTGGATTTATGCTGGGAATTGATATGGTTATACTTCAATGTACCAATAAAGAGGACAATGTGCATtttaatattctattatttttaatacaatttggATTGTACAAAAACATGTTTCTTTTtggaaatttattaaaatttttatgttggcgtataggtgatttacaatgttgtgttattttctgatgtatagcaaaatgacttggttattcatatatatttattcatgtatatattcatatatatttattctttatcagactttttttcctttataggttattaaagagttttgagtagagttccctatgttatacagtaggtccttgttgattatctattttatgtatagtagtgtgtatatgttaatcccaacctcttaATTTACTCCTTCCCCAAAATGTGACTTTTGAAGTGTGGAACTGAGACAATTCTCCAGGATTGATTCCTCAATCAAATATTAGTCATGATTATTAGGGTGAATTGAAAGTACAAAGGCTGCAAACAATGTAAATTTCATAGGCTCAACTAAAAATGGCCTAGGCTCCTGCTATTGTGGAGCTGGAGGACTCATGGAGCATATTTGGGAAAATGCAATTGTGCTGGCCAGCCCCATCTGCACATATGTTTTGAAAATCCCACGAAATCAAGTTTGTATTTGAGCTTAGAGCCgctcagttttatttgaaaataaaagagaggTTACTATTTCTTGGCTCTCAGAATCTCCGTAGTGGGATTAACCTCCAAGTGCCTGTAGGCTGGATTTAGCACCCTGGAGTGACTGCCTTCTTCCCCATCTCACTTCCTCACCCCTAACACTGGTCCTTCCATCACATTCCAATCTTCTTGCACTTTAATCCTTGCCTCAGGTTACTGGAGGAACCCAACCAAAGAAAGAGGTATACTTTCATCTTCTACCTGTGTAAATCTGTAAACTTTATAACAATTTTAAGACAAATTACTCTTTTACTAAGAGCTGAAAAAAACTCTACAGAACTTCAATTTTATCAATTACTGACCACCTGCCCAATGTTGGTAGTTTAGTCCcaaagtcgtatccgactcttccaaccccatggaccgtagcccgccaggctactctgtccatgggatttcccaggcaagaatactggagtgggttgccatttccttctcctggggatcttcccaatgttaggtggcaggagaaggggttagATGCTTTTATCTCATTTACTCCTCCCACCCAGCCTGATGCACCTATCATATGAATTTTAGTAACATGATTTGTTTGGatgcctggtagctcagctggtaaagaatccacctgcaatgcaggttcgattcctgggcagggaagatcccctggagaaggaaagaggctactcatttcagtattcttggatttccctggtggctcagctggtaaagaatctgcctgcaatgtgggagacctgggttcaatccttgggtttgaACCTATACAGTTTGAATCCTATACAGTCCCtgggagtctcaaagagtcggacaggactgagcaactttcactttcatcaacgaTACCAAATTACATATGTTTACATAaagtgttatctgcatatttaCTTATCACCAGTTACTTGCTAAGAAGCACTGGTACAATGTTGACTAGAAGTGGTGAAAGCAGATATCTTTGCCTTGTTTCTAGTTAGGgaagtagctttatttttaaatgaagaaatagtATTTCTACCTTAACTATGTTTCACATTGAAACACTGCACTACTGTCTAGTTTTGGTAAATATTAAAAGTTGCTCATGCAGTGTAAAAGGCTTAAATAATGAATTATGGATTATCCATCTTTATTTTAGGGTCATTTCCTTACTGCCTTTTTTTAATGTTGGAGTTAAATACAAAAGTGAAatgaatgcatattttatttggaggctatAGGCAGAAAAAATTATCAATACAAATATATTTGATTGGCTGACAATAGTCTAAATTTTACTAATTTTCAGCagtggtcagtttttattccaatcccaaagagaggcaatgccaaagaatattcatattattatacaattgcactcatttcacatagtagcaagattatgctcaaaatccttcaagctaggcttcagcagtaaatgaatcgagaactttcagatgtacaagctggatttagaaaaggtagaagaaccagagatcaaactaccaacatacattggatcatagaaaaagcaagagaattccaaaaaacatccacttttgcttcattgactatgctaaagccctttgtatggatcacaactaTCTGTGGGatgttcttaaagagataggaataccagaacacattacctgcctcctgagaaacttgtatgcaggacaagaagcaacaattagaaccggacatggaacagcggactagttcaaaattgggaaaggagtacatcaaggcttatttaaattatatgaagaatacatcatacaaaatgctgcactggatgactcacaagctggaatcaagatttctgggagaaatatcaataacctcagatatgcccatgataccactttaatggcagaaagtgaagagaaactacagagcctcttgttgaaggcgaaagaggagagtgaaaaagctgacttaaaagtcaacattcacaaaatgaagatcatggcgtccagtcttaccacttcatggcaaagagatggagaaaaagtggaaatagtgacagatttcattttcttgggctccaaaatcacggtgGACTgcggctgcagccatgaaattaaaagacacttgctccttggaagaaaagctatgacaaacctagacagcatattaaaaagcagacacatctctttgctgacaaaggtccatatagtcaaagctatggtttttcaggtaGTTGTGTAcaggtatgagagttggaccataaagaaggctgagcactgaagaactggtgttttcgaactgtggtgctggagaagacttgtgagagtcccttgggctgcaaggagatcaaaccaatcaatcctaaaggaaatcaaccctgaatattcattggaaggactggtgttgaagctgaagcttcaatacttcagccctgattcgaagagctgactcattggaagatcctgattctgggaaagattgaaggcaagagtagaaggggacgacagaggatgagatggctggatggcatcactgtctcaatggacacgggtttcaGCTCATGtcctcagggagacagtgaaggacagggaagtctggcagttcatagtgtcacaaagagttggacatgacttagcaactgaacaactaatttTGTTCGAGAAAGCCCTacctatataatttttttttttccccaaactagTTGGCTGGACTACAtcacctgtgggatcttagttcctgaaccagggatcgaactggagcctcctacagtggaagctcagagtcttaactgctagacCGCTGAGGAAGTCCCATCTGCctatataattttgaaaagttcCAGGTGGCAATTTTCCCTAAGTCATAATTATTCATGCCTGCACTTGTTTTTAATGGGTGTAAAAAACTGATCATGTAAATTTACATGGTGAAAATGGTGAGATTTCACAAGACAATAttaacaaagtttttaaaatccttaaagagatgtaAATTGGAATGCCATGCCTATGATTATAATTCCCTTTGATATTTCTGGAAATTAAGTCCACAAATAAATACAATCAAATACTGAAACATATTAGGCAAAATAATTTCTAGAGCATCTGTGTAACCTGTGGAAACAGGAGGCAGTTGGCATTACAAAGTGGGCCAGTGAACAGATACATACAGAAACACATGCCTTCAGTGTTTTTTCTCAACCATAATTAGGAGATGGACAAATGgtccataaaatttttattatctaaAATAGAGGATCCAATTCATTAAAACTTAAGTCtctacttaaagaaaaataaagcaatcttgaaaatgTACCTACATTTGCTATGATTTATACTAAGCCCCAAACCAAATATTGTAACTCTATCTTAGATTGTTAAAGATAGTTGAACTTAATGAAAATAACTCTGAATTTTTAAACCTGAGAATGTGTACTAATATACCTGATATTCTCATTCTAACCAGGTGAACTTTGGTAAAATAGATGAAACCTGAATgttttaataacaaaataaaaatactagagaatattaaatatttttttgtttgaatAGATAAATCCTTTTCATGGTTTGAATATTAAAGTTTACATAGGAATACAGTGAAAAGTCCTTTCTATATCTTCCATCCACAGATTTCTCATAACTCAACAGTTACTTTGTCCTAGTTTAATACATACACATGCTAGTAcattattctgttccatttttccacttttttcatTGAACAAAAATATCTTggaaatcttaatttttaaaaaaaaattcattatttattttttggctgtgctgggtctttattcctgtgtgggcttttctctagttgcagcaagcaggggttactccctagttgtggtgtgcaggcttcccactgcagtggcttctcttgttgcagagcatgggctccaggtcatgggggcttcagaagttgtggtTCCCAGGGTCTGGAGtccaggctcaatagttgtggtgcatgggctcagttgctgtAGGATCTTTccagaacagggatcaaacccgtgtctcctgcattggcaggcaggttctttaccatgcagccaccaaggaagccccagaaatCTTAATATTAAAACATGAAGAACttagtttctttttgttgttgttgttgttaacagCTACATAGAGGTCAAATGTATGGTTATATCATAATTTAGTGTCTTGTTGATGGATATATTTAAGCTGTTTCAAGGATAAGAAATACCTTGTCATTTCTCATGTGTTGAACTACATCTGTGGGCTAGATCCCTAGAGGTGAAATTGGAGGTTCAGAGTATGCATACATTTGTAATtttgatcagtcagttcagttcagtcgctcagttgtgtccgactctttgcgaccccatgaatcacagcacgccaggcctccctgttcatcaccaactcccggagtttactcaaactcatgtccattgagtcggtgatgccatccagccatctcatcctctgtcgttcccttctcctcttgctcccaatccctcccagcatcagggtcttttccaatgagtcaactcttcacatgaggtagccaaagtattagtgTTTCAGagacttcagcattagtccttccaatgaacacccaggactgatctcctttaggatggactggttggatctccttgctgccaaaTTCTTCTTTCTATATATTTCAGCCAAAGCAGAGGGCCAGATATAATTTTAtgcctttttcatttcattcagaaATGCACAAAGTGGGTTACCTATTAAAGAataaggaagaaaggacaaatgtATTTGGCAATTTAGAGTACATTTTCACTCAAAAATACATTAGAAATACATAGAAATTTACTGTTCATCTACTGCATGCCAAGTGCTTTTAAGCTTCTGGACCTACCTACCTAAACAAATCAGACTcaaatctctgcctctgtggaaCTTACATTTTGGAACTCTATGCTACTTCTTAAGACACAAGTTAAATGTCAATATCCTGAAAATGATCTGTTGAGATCCTGAGCACAGGCACCAGACATATGCTACCAGTGTTATTTAAAACTAACTAGAGGCAATGTTGCATATGATTTCATAGTTTTCCATCAGGTCCTTTTAAACAACACACTTGGGCGAGAGCTCTTTTTATCTGACTCCATCTGCTGTTGGTAGTGATCAGCATACTGTGGGCATTGTGGTAGCATCTGAGATTAGGCTGTGAAATAGGAAGTGGAGTTACGTGCAGATCAGCAAGTGTGTGCAAACTGTTTAGTTCTATCTGAAGCTGAAACCACGGGTGTCCAACTCAGGCTTGGGAAACACGGAAGATAAGGTTATCTGCACATGCCCATCAGGGCAGTTTCCCTTTTGCTGTCTGTCCCTGTTTTGGTTCTATAACGAGATCCCAGGGgttttatggaaaacagtgtcagaAGCATACACCAGCAGTACTCTGTCTGCTGAACAAGGGCATGCAAAATGTTACTTGTTAGAAAGTAAGGGAGACAGAAAGGACAAGTGATGCCAAGGAAAGTGGGTGTATTGTCCAGTGAATTGTCTGAGAAAGTATGGCCTCAGGCTTgtgcatgttttctttctttttcctttcttggctgtgctgcaggcatgcgggatcttagttccccgatcaagGACTGctccgagtcttaaccactggacctccaggaaatccttcttttcttcctaaaagaaaatcttaaatctTTAGCTCCCCCATTAGATTTAATGTTATAAGAAGTCAGTAAACTATAGTTGTTAAAGTCTTGCCAATATCCCATTGGGTTCTTTGCAGTCACTACAGAATAACTGGGAGTTCAGCTTGTGATGGggaagtcagacacaacagcaTCTTCAAGCATGATGTGAAGAATACAAAAGAGCCAGTTCCAGAGACCGGCTCTTGAGTCATACcctgatcttttttcttttgcttgttttattaaaatttcagCTCTGCACCGTAATAGACAATCAACAATTGGTTAGTTACGAATGTTTTCTGCAGTCCGAGTACATAGCAGTGATGTTTCTGTCCTTGAATCTTAGAGCTTAGGAGGCTTTGGACTCGTCAACATGCTCCTTTCACAGCTGAGGTCGAGAAGGGCGAAGAGACAATGGCAGAAGCCAGGTCTCTCTCTCGAGTCCCAGTCCAGCAGAACTCTCGCCACAGTCTCCCCAGGGAAACCTGTTATGCCTCTGACTTCTGGATTCCGTGCTGCCATCCCGCAAGCGCTGCAAGCTGGGGTGACTTTGGACAATGACATTGTGGCCCCCACGGGGCTTGCACACGGCAGAAGCCGCCCTGgagccgcccgcccgcccgcggaGTGTGCGCGCTGTTTCCGCACTCGGCCGGGTGATCCCGGCGAAGGTCCGGGACCAGGTTGTGGACCAGGGTCTCCAGAGTTCCCTTCCGTCAGGTGAGGTCGCGAGGGGACTTTCTCCGATTTCTGGGCCCGGAAAGGCTGACCCTCGCCCGGCAGCGCTCCTAGCCGGACGAGAAAGGTGACAGGCGGGCCCACGCCCCCTCCTCCCTTGGGCCCCACTCCTGCCACCCCAGGGCTCGGGCCGTTTTCCTTCCGCCCTTCCCTCGTTTTCCCCACCGGCGTCTCCTCAACTTTTCCCACTTGGCGTTTAAAACCTCCACCGCCCCCCTCCCTCGGCGAGCAGCTCGCGCGCCCGAGGCGCTCCTCGGCCCCTCCCCccgcctctcccctcctcctcccagatcCTCGCCGCCCGCTTCCCCGGCGCCCGCCCGGCCGTCACGTGCGCCGCGCCCCGCCCCGTCACGTGGCCCCGCCCCGTCCCTCCCCCGCGCCGGCGCGCTCCGACGTGCCCTGGAACTCACCCGCCCCGGGAGAGCCGCCTGCGGGGACGCGCCGGCCGCGGCCGCCGCTGAGTGAGCGCCCTTCAGGTTCGTCTGGGCGCCCCGCTGCCGCCGAGCCGGGCCAGGAGGGAGCCGCCCCCCCCACCGCGAGGCCGCCGGGCCCTCGGTGAggttggtggggagaggggagccgCGGGCGGAGGGCAGGTCGGGGCATCGCTGCACAAAGGCGCCCGGGGCCGGGGCTGCGGGGCCGGGGGAGGCGTGTGCGGGCGCGCGGCGACGTCGGGGTGCGCGAGGTGCGGCCGGGGGCGCGGCCGGCGGGGTCCGGGCGCCGGGCGGGCGCGGGGTGCTGGGCGGCTGCCGGCCGCTCGGCCGACGTGGGCGACGGGGTTTTAAATGGCTGGAAGTTGTGGCTCCTCTGCCCCCCGGGTTTGCTGACTTCCTGTGAGAGGGCAGtgcccgccgccccgcccccaggaAGGAGGGTGgcgggctgtgtgtgtgtgtgtaaaaggcTGGCGGTGCCGCCCTCCTTTCTGGCCTCCCGCCGGCGGCGAGCCCGCTCCTCAACTGCTGCAGGGGGTGCAACCCCCGCCCGCCCAGCAGCCCCAGGAGCCGACCTGGGGCTCCTCGAAGATTATTGATCCACCCAGACTGGGCATGGGGGCTTCTGCAGCTTCTAGAGGGGCCCCGCCCCTGCTCAGTGGGCATCTGCTTCTTTCTAGCCCTTCTGCGAGGATTCTTCTCCACGGTTTTTAATTGCAGGAACCCTCTGCGCTCTtctcgggtgtgtgtgtgtgtgtggattgtCTTCTAAGGATGACTGTCCTTGACGTGTGGCGTCTGAAGTTACCGCAGACCCTTTGACACGAAAAGGCCACAGGGTCATTCTCAAGGCGTGGTGATGTTTTCCTCCTGACGGCAGCCACCGTTTTCCAGGCACTTGCCAAGGCGAGCGTGTTCAAAGCGTGGTTGTATGAAAGTTCTGATGTGTCTCCAAGTGAAGTATTTGTTGTCGGGACAGGCTGTTAACATTCGTGTTGCTTTATGGTTAATTAGGACTTGGgaggtaattttaaaaaagatttgtttACGTTATTTTGAGCTGTGCTGTCTTTTCGTTTGTTGTGCGCaggatttctctagttggggGAAGCAGGGGCAACCGTTTGTTGTGGTGAGTGGTCTTCtctttgctgtggcttctcttgtgtcctctgggctctagggtgcgggcttcagtagttggggcaggCAGTTGTGtctcaagggcttagttgctccgcgcggcctgtgggatcttccgggaccagggatccaacccgtgtcgcctgcattgcaaggcggattcttatccaccagACCACCAGAAGCCCGGGAGGTAGATTTTTTTGAACATTTAGGCATGTGTTCCTAACGCGAGGTGAATacggggaggaaggaaggaacttTGAATGAAGAGTCCACTCGGGTTCTGATTAAGATTGTGCCACTCA
This region includes:
- the LOC122681066 gene encoding translation initiation factor IF-2-like; amino-acid sequence: MTKIRAKISKRENRKMSEEINENQKLVLQKDQSPRSAPGAAGRAGVAPPAAVEERARRRREARKEGGTASLLHTHTQPATLLPGGGAAGTALSQEVSKPGGQRSHNFQPFKTPSPTSAERPAAAQHPAPARRPDPAGRAPGRTSRTPTSPRARTRLPRPRSPGPGRLCAAMPRPALRPRLPSPHQPHRGPGGLAVGGAAPSWPGSAAAGRPDEPEGRSLSGGRGRRVPAGGSPGAGALPGEGQPFRAQKSEKVPSRPHLTEGNSGDPGPQPGPGPSPGSPGRVRKQRAHSAGGRAAPGRLLPCASPVGATMSLSKVTPACSACGMAARNPEVRGITGFPGETVARVLLDWDSRERPGFCHCLFALLDLSCERSMLTSPKPPKL